TCCCCTCCGGGCAGGGACGCGGACGGACCACCCGCGGGCCGTCGACCCACACGGCCGCGCTGACCGCGGCCCGGCACGCACGGCATACGGGCTCGTCGGCGGCACCGCAGGAGGCGCAGGCGGCCGGCAGGGCGAGCGCAGCGAGGGTGCCCAGCGCGGTGGCGCACTCGTGGACGAACCGGCCTCGCATGCCGCAAGACTGGACGTCGTCGCGATTCCCGCGTTGCGGTGGCCCGGGCGTTGTGGGCGGGGATACGCTGCCCGAGGTACCTGTGGACAAATCCCGGCCAAAGACCGGAACCGCAGGACACCGCGATCCGATAGGGCGAAAATGGCAGGCGCCGGGGTGCACAGAGCGGAGGTTGGCATGCGCTGGTTGCCGCGGCTGTCGATGGCCACGCTCATCCGGATCGGCTTCGCCCTGGCAGCCCTGACCGTCGCGGCCCTGCGCGGCGACGTCGCCGAGGCCCTCCCCTGGGTGCTGCTGGTCACGACCCTGGACCTGGTGGCCACCATGCTGCTCGCCCCCAAGCCGCCGACGCGGACCAGGCGGATCCAGGGACTGGCCGTGATCAGCATCGAGGCCCTCGCCGCAGGGGCGGCCATGGCGTACGGCGGGGTGGGCCCCAAGGCCCTGATCGTGATCCCCGCCTTCAACATCGGCCTGAACTACCGGCCGCGCTGGGTGCTGTGGATCGTCGGTCTCGGCGCCGGCACGGGGTTCGCCATCCTCTGGGCCACCGACAAGCTCAAGGACGGCGCGAGCAGCCGCATGCTGCTGTGGATCCTGGGGGCGGCGCTCATCGGCCTGCTCGGCGCGCTGTCGCGGCAGATGGAGGCGCAGGCCGCGTCGGCGTCGGTGTCGGTCGACCCCTCGCTCGCTGCCGAGGCCAGCATGCTGCTGCGCAGGCTCCACGAGCTGGCCGACTCCCTCGACACCGGCTTCGACGCCCCGGCCTCGGCGGAGATGGCGCTGCAGGACCTGGCCGGCCGCACGCGCTCGGCGCGCAGCGCCATCCTCGTGGGCTACGGCGACGATCCGGCCGTGCCGCTGGCCATCCGCGGGGCCGACCGCACCCCGTGGCCGGACCCGACCGAGCCCGGCTCGGTGCTGTGGCACGCATGGCACGAGGGCGACCCGACGCTGTCGGTCTGGGACGGGGACTACGTCGAGCGGTCGGTGATCTCGGTGCCGATGTACGACGAGACCGGGAAGCGGCTCGGGGTGCTGGTGGCGGACCGGCCGGCGATGACGCCCTTCTCCGAGGACGACCTCACGGCGGCGGTCGAGGTGGCCGCGGCCCACTCCGCCCACATCGACCTGTCGGTGGTCTTCGCCAGCCTGCGCGAGCGGGCCGGGCTCGAGGAGCGCGAGCGCCTGGCCCGGGAGATGCACGACGGCATCGCGCAGGAGATGGTGGCGCTCGGCTTCGGCCTCGACTCCGTGCGCAGGCGGGCACGCGACCTCGAGTCGCCGCTCGCCGACGACCTCGACACGCTGCGCAAGGAGGTCTCGCGGGTGCTCGCCGACCTGCGCCTGCACATCGCGGACCTGCGCATCGCCGTGCGGCCCGACACCGGCCTCGGCGCCATGATCGGCGCCCGGCTGCAGAACTTCGGCTCGGCCACGGGCATGACGACCCGCATGCACCTCTCCGAGACCGGGTTCCGGCTGCCGGCGCACACCGAGGTGCTGATCTACCGCCTGTTCCTCCAGGTGCTGACCGATGCCCGGCACGCTGCCGACACGACGTCGATGGACGTGCGCCTCAACGTGGCCGCCCCACGGGCCGAGCTCTGGGTCTCGCACAACGGCACCTCCACCCTGAGGCGCAAGGACTTCGCCGAGCACCCGCTGCGGGCTCTCGGTGCCGAGATCACCGTCGACCCGTATGGTGAGCGCGGTGTCTCCGTCCGCATGAGAATGCGGGCACGCGGCGCGGCTCCTTCCGCGACGCTGTCACACGAAAGGATCCCTCAGCCGTCATGAGCATCAACGTGATGGTGATCGACGACCACACACTGGTCCGAGAAGCCGTCTGCCGCATGATCGACAGCGAGCCCGACCTCCACGTCGTCGGGCAGGCCGGTTCGCTGACCGAGGGCCGCGTGCTGCTCCAGCAGCAGCCCTTCCACGTGCTCGTGATCGACGTGTCGATGCCGGACGGCTCCGGCCTGACGCTGGCGCGCGCGGCGCGCGAGGCGTCGCCGCGCCTGGGGATCGTCGTGCTGACCATGCACAACGACGACGAGACGCTGCTCGAGGCGCTCGACCTCGGGGCCTCTGCCCTGGTGCTGAAGTCGGCGCCCTCGGAGGAGGTCATCGCGGCGGTGCGTCGCGCCGCTGTCGCGCCGGACGCCTTCATGGCCACCGGCCTCGCGGAGGCGCTGCGCCGGCGGTCGTCGTCGGACAAGCCGAAGCTGACTCCGCGCGAGACCGAGGTGCTCGACCGGCTCGTGGCCGGTGACTCCATCGCCGCGGTGGCGAAGAAGCTCTACATGAGCGAGTCGACCGTCAAGACCCACGTCTCGAAGGTCTACGAGAAGCTCGGGGCCCACAACCGGGCGTCCGCCGTGATGGCGGCGCTGCGGCTGGGACTGGTGAAGCCGGAGTCAGCGAGCAACCTGCCCCGCTGACCCCGGCTTGGAGTCAACTCAGAAGCCAGAAAAGGCTGCGGCCATCCGAATCATTCCGGGTCCCACCACGATGATCATGAGAGCCGGGAAGATAAAGAACAGCATCGGGAAGAGGATTTTGACCGGCACTTTCTGTGCCATCTCTTCAGCCCTTTGGCGCCTGACCAAACGCATCTGATGGGACTGTTCCCGCAGGACATTGGCGATGGGTAGACCCAGTCGGTCCGCCTGCACGAGCGAGCTCACGAAGTTCTTTGCCTCGGGAACAGTAGTCCTCGCGGCCAATGAACTGAACGCCTCACCTCTCGACTTTCCGATCTGAATCTCAGAAAGCACCCGGGCGAACTCTCCTGCGATCGGCCCCGTCACCGAACGAGCGACCTGCAGGAGCGCCGCATCGAAGCCTTGACCAGCTTCGACGCAGACGGTCAGCATGTCGAGCGCGTCGGCCAACCCTCTGCGCAGTTGCTCCTGCCGCTTGGCGCCCGCGTTGTACAGAAGGATGTCGGGGAGGAAGAAGCCCGCCGCTGCAGCCCCCAAGCAGATGAGCAAGCCCCGTGCCTGGAAACCGCCAACAAGTAGCCCGAAGGCAGCTCCGACGAGTAAGCCCGTACCCTTCGCGCCCATCACGCGCTCGGGTGTCCACTTCTCGGGATTGCCTGCGAGATCAAGGCGTCGCGACAGGGAAGACGAAGCGCCAGAGGGCGACAGTCTGAAGGCGAGACGTCGCGTTTTGTCAAAGAAAGGGTCGATAAGACGGTCGGAGACGCTCAGTTCCTGGCGCGAGACTTCCCCGGGGCTAACCTGACGCTCAATGATTTGGAGGGACCGAGCGACACCCGTGACCTCGCCGGCCCCCCACGTAGCGGCAAGAACCAAGGTCGCCAAAGCAAGGGCAGTAGCCGTCAGGCCGATGATCAGCAAAAGACCAGGCACGGTCATACCTCGACTTCCACGACTTTGCGCATCCAAGCGATGCCGATTGCCAGCGAAACGAGCATCGCACCCGTCATGGCCCAACCCATGGGGTCAGTCCACAACAGCGAAATGTAGTCATGGTTGGCCTTTAACATGTAGAAGAACATGCCGATAGGAAGACCTATTAGGATATATGAGGAAAGTCGACCCTCTGCGGACAGGGCGCGTACATGGCGGTGGAGTTCCTCCCTCTCACGGATAGTCTTTGCCGTAGTCCGAAGGGTCTCCGCCAAGTTACCGCCAACCTCACGCTGAATCCGGATAGCCATGCTCGTCCATCGCATCGACTCACTAGCCATGCGCTCCGACATGTGGTCCAGTGCGTCCCCCACATCGGCGCCGATCCGTGTCTCGGCCAGAGCCCGGGCGAACTCCTTCGCCGCTGGCTGAGCCGCGTCTTTCGCCACCGCATCAAGCGCCTGGAGGAGGGAAAACCCCGTCGAGAGGCTACTCGCCACCAGTGCAAGTACGTCGGGAAGCTGCGCCTCGAACTTCTTGCAGCGACGCCTGGCCAGAAATCGGAGAACAACCGCAGGGAGGAGATACCCCAACATAGCGCCCACGCCGAGCGCGACGAGCGTCATTCCCAAGCCCCCGCGAAGAAGCATGA
This genomic interval from Knoellia sp. p5-6-4 contains the following:
- a CDS encoding type II secretion system F family protein — its product is MTVPGLLLIIGLTATALALATLVLAATWGAGEVTGVARSLQIIERQVSPGEVSRQELSVSDRLIDPFFDKTRRLAFRLSPSGASSSLSRRLDLAGNPEKWTPERVMGAKGTGLLVGAAFGLLVGGFQARGLLICLGAAAAGFFLPDILLYNAGAKRQEQLRRGLADALDMLTVCVEAGQGFDAALLQVARSVTGPIAGEFARVLSEIQIGKSRGEAFSSLAARTTVPEAKNFVSSLVQADRLGLPIANVLREQSHQMRLVRRQRAEEMAQKVPVKILFPMLFFIFPALMIIVVGPGMIRMAAAFSGF
- a CDS encoding response regulator transcription factor → MSINVMVIDDHTLVREAVCRMIDSEPDLHVVGQAGSLTEGRVLLQQQPFHVLVIDVSMPDGSGLTLARAAREASPRLGIVVLTMHNDDETLLEALDLGASALVLKSAPSEEVIAAVRRAAVAPDAFMATGLAEALRRRSSSDKPKLTPRETEVLDRLVAGDSIAAVAKKLYMSESTVKTHVSKVYEKLGAHNRASAVMAALRLGLVKPESASNLPR
- a CDS encoding histidine kinase; the encoded protein is MRWLPRLSMATLIRIGFALAALTVAALRGDVAEALPWVLLVTTLDLVATMLLAPKPPTRTRRIQGLAVISIEALAAGAAMAYGGVGPKALIVIPAFNIGLNYRPRWVLWIVGLGAGTGFAILWATDKLKDGASSRMLLWILGAALIGLLGALSRQMEAQAASASVSVDPSLAAEASMLLRRLHELADSLDTGFDAPASAEMALQDLAGRTRSARSAILVGYGDDPAVPLAIRGADRTPWPDPTEPGSVLWHAWHEGDPTLSVWDGDYVERSVISVPMYDETGKRLGVLVADRPAMTPFSEDDLTAAVEVAAAHSAHIDLSVVFASLRERAGLEERERLAREMHDGIAQEMVALGFGLDSVRRRARDLESPLADDLDTLRKEVSRVLADLRLHIADLRIAVRPDTGLGAMIGARLQNFGSATGMTTRMHLSETGFRLPAHTEVLIYRLFLQVLTDARHAADTTSMDVRLNVAAPRAELWVSHNGTSTLRRKDFAEHPLRALGAEITVDPYGERGVSVRMRMRARGAAPSATLSHERIPQPS